The following proteins are encoded in a genomic region of Bacillus sp. FJAT-22090:
- a CDS encoding DUF503 domain-containing protein — protein MIVYAECEYIISTAHSLKEKRAVLQRMLTRTKQKFNVSIGELDHQDVWQRTCIGIVTVASDKVAAERELMHAIRYLDSNPEWERIELRKEYL, from the coding sequence ATGATTGTATATGCAGAGTGTGAATACATCATTTCTACTGCACATTCCTTAAAAGAAAAAAGAGCTGTTCTTCAACGAATGCTCACAAGAACAAAACAAAAATTTAATGTTTCTATTGGAGAGTTGGATCATCAGGATGTATGGCAGAGAACATGTATTGGTATAGTGACTGTTGCCTCAGATAAAGTAGCAGCAGAGCGTGAACTAATGCATGCCATCCGCTATCTTGATTCTAACCCTGAGTGGGAACGTATTGAATTAAGAAAAGAATATTTATAA
- a CDS encoding YlxQ family RNA-binding protein, whose product MTVEQQITQLLGLATRARKTISGEELVVKEIRSKKAKLVLLASDASQNTAKKINDKCASFNVELHVFGDRHDLGHATGKEARVAIAIMDDGFAKKLSGLLNEYNRG is encoded by the coding sequence ATGACAGTAGAGCAACAAATAACACAATTATTAGGACTTGCAACAAGAGCGAGAAAAACTATTTCTGGAGAAGAATTAGTAGTAAAAGAAATAAGAAGCAAAAAAGCGAAGCTAGTCTTACTGGCTTCAGATGCTTCTCAAAATACTGCAAAAAAAATTAATGATAAATGTGCATCTTTTAACGTTGAGCTGCATGTCTTTGGAGACCGGCACGATCTCGGACATGCGACGGGAAAAGAGGCCAGAGTGGCAATAGCCATTATGGATGACGGTTTCGCCAAAAAACTGTCCGGCCTTCTCAACGAATATAACCGGGGGTGA
- the rnpM gene encoding RNase P modulator RnpM: MAVQKKIPLRKCVATGEMYPKKEMIRIVRSKEGEVSVDPTGKKSGRGAYVSKTIEAVNQAKKKNSLGNHLEAPIPNEIYDELIVIIEREKLK; this comes from the coding sequence ATGGCAGTTCAAAAGAAAATTCCATTGCGCAAATGTGTTGCTACAGGAGAAATGTATCCTAAAAAAGAGATGATTCGCATCGTCCGATCAAAAGAAGGAGAAGTTTCTGTCGATCCGACTGGTAAAAAGTCAGGAAGAGGCGCATACGTTTCAAAAACGATTGAAGCGGTAAATCAAGCTAAAAAGAAAAACTCCTTAGGTAATCATTTAGAAGCACCTATACCAAATGAAATTTATGATGAGTTAATCGTCATAATTGAAAGAGAAAAATTAAAATGA
- the truB gene encoding tRNA pseudouridine(55) synthase TruB codes for MYEGILPLWKEKGMTSHDCVFKLRKILKMKRIGHTGTLDPSVEGVLPICLGQATKVSEYIMEQGKTYIATVSIGASTTTEDADGEIVHHDQTNKHFTREQILHVLDQLTGEIVQTPPMYSAVKVNGKKLYEYAREGKEVERPSRKVSIYQLNLLDETKDFNGKNVSFSIEIGCSKGTYIRTLAVQIGELLGYPAHMSSLVRTASGSFTKEQCLTLSEVEIAKDDERLDDFMFPIKYALQSWPSIEITAEVEKSIENGQVIKAHSLLEKDEKIVYTQNSVPRAVYVKHPTKNGMMKPEKMFSTEKGD; via the coding sequence ATGTATGAAGGTATACTTCCGTTATGGAAGGAAAAGGGGATGACTTCCCATGATTGTGTATTTAAACTGCGAAAAATATTAAAAATGAAAAGAATTGGACACACAGGTACGCTTGATCCAAGTGTCGAAGGTGTATTACCAATTTGTCTAGGTCAGGCTACTAAAGTTTCTGAATATATTATGGAGCAAGGAAAAACTTATATTGCTACAGTCAGTATTGGAGCTTCTACTACAACTGAGGATGCCGATGGTGAAATTGTTCACCACGATCAAACCAATAAACATTTTACTCGTGAACAAATTTTACACGTTCTGGATCAATTGACAGGTGAAATTGTTCAAACCCCACCCATGTATTCAGCAGTAAAAGTAAATGGAAAAAAGTTATATGAGTATGCAAGAGAAGGAAAAGAAGTCGAACGTCCAAGTAGAAAAGTTTCCATTTACCAATTAAATCTATTAGATGAAACAAAGGATTTCAACGGTAAAAATGTTTCCTTTTCAATAGAAATAGGTTGCAGTAAAGGTACGTATATTAGGACGCTTGCGGTGCAAATTGGTGAGCTATTAGGGTACCCTGCACATATGTCTTCTTTAGTTCGGACTGCTTCAGGGAGCTTTACAAAAGAGCAATGTCTAACATTATCAGAGGTAGAAATTGCTAAGGATGACGAGAGATTAGATGATTTTATGTTTCCGATAAAATATGCTTTGCAAAGTTGGCCAAGTATTGAGATTACAGCAGAAGTAGAAAAAAGTATAGAAAATGGACAGGTGATTAAAGCACATTCACTCCTTGAAAAAGATGAAAAAATTGTATATACGCAAAATTCGGTACCTAGAGCAGTTTATGTAAAGCATCCAACAAAAAATGGTATGATGAAACCGGAGAAAATGTTTTCAACGGAAAAAGGAGATTAA
- the ribF gene encoding riboflavin biosynthesis protein RibF, with protein MEVHHLSYPNHLFENLNKDSFSLAIGFFDGVHRGHQAVIQEAYKKAKELHIKTAVMTFDPHPSLVLGKSKEQVFYITPLEQKIEILKKLDVDTLFVVRFTSDFAKLTPAEFIEAFIKKANVKHVTAGFDFTFGAYGKGTMKEMDLLAEGKYSVSVVDKQEMNEEKISSTRIRANLKAGNVGEVKELLGRPFTLSGVVIHGDKRGRTINFPTANVQPIEGQYTPATGVYAVKIRVQENWFEGVCNVGYKPTFNNPDDKKLSIEVHIIDFDKSIYGEEVDVHWYKRIRSEKKFNGIEELKEQIAKDKLVAINFFKENV; from the coding sequence ATGGAAGTACATCACTTATCTTACCCAAATCATTTATTTGAGAATTTAAACAAGGATAGCTTCTCTTTAGCTATAGGTTTTTTTGATGGAGTACATAGAGGGCATCAAGCAGTTATTCAAGAAGCATACAAAAAGGCTAAAGAGCTTCATATCAAAACTGCTGTGATGACCTTCGATCCTCATCCATCTTTAGTACTTGGTAAAAGTAAAGAACAAGTATTTTATATTACTCCATTGGAGCAGAAAATAGAAATTCTAAAAAAACTAGACGTAGATACTTTATTTGTTGTTCGTTTTACTTCCGATTTTGCTAAGTTAACCCCAGCTGAATTTATTGAAGCTTTTATCAAAAAAGCAAATGTAAAGCATGTGACAGCTGGTTTTGATTTTACATTTGGAGCTTATGGTAAAGGGACTATGAAAGAAATGGATTTACTTGCTGAAGGAAAGTATTCTGTCTCAGTTGTCGATAAACAAGAAATGAATGAAGAGAAAATCAGTTCTACTCGAATTAGAGCTAATCTTAAAGCGGGTAACGTAGGAGAAGTTAAAGAACTTTTAGGTCGTCCTTTTACACTTTCGGGGGTAGTTATTCACGGAGATAAAAGAGGAAGAACGATTAATTTCCCAACTGCAAATGTACAACCAATAGAAGGCCAATATACGCCTGCAACGGGTGTCTACGCTGTGAAAATTAGAGTACAGGAAAATTGGTTTGAAGGTGTATGCAATGTTGGTTATAAACCAACTTTTAACAATCCAGATGATAAAAAACTTTCGATTGAAGTACATATTATAGATTTCGATAAGTCTATTTATGGAGAAGAAGTCGATGTACATTGGTACAAGAGAATACGTTCAGAAAAGAAATTTAATGGCATAGAGGAATTAAAAGAACAGATTGCCAAAGATAAATTAGTTGCTATTAATTTTTTTAAAGAAAACGTATAA
- the rbfA gene encoding 30S ribosome-binding factor RbfA: MSMRANRVAEQMKKELGEIIVRKLKDPRIGFVTVTDVEVTGDLQQATIYLTVLGGETKRDDTLKALEKAKGFIRSEIGHRIRLRITPELLFKFDESAAYGNRIDDLLREINKSSEE, encoded by the coding sequence ATGTCTATGCGCGCAAACCGAGTTGCTGAACAAATGAAAAAAGAGTTAGGCGAAATTATTGTCCGAAAACTTAAAGATCCTCGTATCGGTTTTGTTACTGTAACGGATGTAGAAGTTACGGGAGATCTTCAACAAGCGACAATTTATTTAACTGTTCTTGGCGGAGAAACAAAACGTGATGATACTTTAAAAGCTTTAGAAAAAGCAAAAGGATTTATTCGCTCCGAAATTGGACATAGAATAAGACTTCGAATTACGCCAGAGCTACTATTTAAATTTGATGAATCTGCAGCTTATGGAAATCGTATTGATGATTTATTACGAGAAATTAACAAATCATCAGAAGAATAA
- the infB gene encoding translation initiation factor IF-2, whose translation MTKIRVHEYAKQIEKSSKEVIEQLGKLNIQVANHMSMLEGDAVKKLDSVYKKSTETTKNTAQSTPQTSTKSQQVGQNNRPSNQGQSRPSNEGQSKPTGQGQSKPSNQGSRPSNQGQARPSNQGQSRPSNQGQARPSNQGQSSQGNTSQGSNNYSKDKKPFNNNRPGGQNRPGGQNRPGQKFQKRRKGPTTPVQPPVPRKERELPEKITFTESLTVTELAKKLGREPSEIIKKLFLLGVMATINQELDKDAIELICADYGVEVEEEIKIDITDLEVHFESTEDDEANLKERPPVVTIMGHVDHGKTTLLDSIRHTKVTAGEAGGITQHIGAYQIVDNGKKITFLDTPGHAAFTTMRARGAKVTDITILVVAADDGVMPQTVEAINHAKAAEVPIIVAVNKMDKPSANPDRVMQELTEHGLVPEAWGGETIFVPISALKGEGIDNLLEMVLLVSEVAELKANPKRLALGTVIEAQLDKGRGSVATLLVQDGTLRIGDPIVVGHAYGRVRAMVNDLGRRVKEAGPSTPVEITGLNEVPQAGDRFVVFEDEKTARQVGETRASQAQVNQRSEKTRVTLDNLFDQMKQGEMKELNIIVKADVQGTVEAMAASLMKIEVAGVNVRIIHTGAGAITESDVTLAAASNAIVIGFNVRPDVNAKRAADQEGVDIRLHRVIYKVIEEIESAMKGLLDPEFQEKIIGQAEVRETFKVSKVGTIAGSYVTEGKISRDSGVRIIRDSIVIFEGELDTLKRFKDDAKEVAKGYECGITIKNFNDIKENDIIEAFIMEEIKR comes from the coding sequence ATGACTAAAATCAGAGTTCATGAGTACGCGAAACAAATAGAAAAATCTAGTAAAGAAGTTATCGAGCAATTAGGAAAGCTTAATATACAAGTAGCTAACCATATGTCAATGCTTGAAGGAGACGCTGTAAAAAAATTAGATAGTGTTTACAAAAAATCAACAGAAACTACTAAAAACACTGCTCAATCAACACCACAGACTTCTACAAAATCACAACAAGTAGGACAAAACAATCGTCCATCAAATCAAGGACAATCAAGACCATCAAATGAAGGACAATCAAAACCAACAGGGCAAGGTCAATCAAAGCCTTCAAACCAAGGTTCTAGACCTTCGAATCAAGGTCAAGCAAGACCATCAAATCAAGGTCAATCAAGACCATCAAACCAAGGGCAAGCTAGACCTTCTAACCAAGGACAATCTTCCCAAGGAAATACTTCCCAAGGATCAAACAATTATTCGAAAGATAAAAAACCTTTCAATAATAATCGTCCAGGAGGGCAAAACAGACCAGGTGGACAAAATCGACCAGGTCAAAAATTTCAAAAGAGAAGAAAAGGACCTACTACTCCTGTTCAACCACCAGTACCAAGAAAAGAAAGAGAACTCCCTGAAAAAATTACATTCACTGAGTCATTAACAGTAACAGAGCTAGCGAAAAAATTAGGTCGTGAACCATCTGAAATTATTAAAAAACTGTTTTTACTTGGAGTAATGGCAACAATTAACCAGGAACTTGACAAGGATGCTATTGAATTAATATGTGCAGACTATGGTGTAGAAGTGGAAGAAGAAATCAAAATCGATATCACTGATTTAGAAGTGCATTTCGAATCAACAGAAGATGATGAAGCTAATCTGAAGGAACGTCCTCCAGTAGTTACAATCATGGGACACGTTGATCACGGTAAAACAACTTTACTTGATTCCATTCGTCATACAAAGGTTACTGCTGGTGAAGCAGGTGGAATTACTCAACATATTGGAGCATATCAAATCGTTGATAATGGCAAAAAGATCACGTTCCTTGATACCCCTGGACATGCAGCCTTTACAACAATGCGTGCTCGTGGTGCTAAAGTGACTGATATTACCATTCTTGTAGTTGCTGCTGATGATGGTGTAATGCCTCAAACAGTCGAAGCGATTAATCATGCAAAAGCAGCCGAAGTACCAATTATTGTTGCTGTAAACAAAATGGATAAACCATCAGCTAATCCTGACCGTGTAATGCAAGAGTTAACTGAGCATGGATTAGTACCAGAAGCATGGGGTGGAGAAACAATTTTCGTACCAATTTCTGCTTTAAAAGGGGAAGGTATCGACAACCTTCTTGAAATGGTATTACTTGTTTCAGAAGTAGCAGAATTAAAAGCAAATCCAAAACGCCTAGCACTTGGTACAGTTATCGAAGCACAGCTAGATAAAGGTAGAGGTTCAGTTGCAACATTATTAGTTCAAGATGGAACTTTACGAATAGGTGACCCAATTGTAGTAGGTCATGCATATGGGCGTGTTCGTGCTATGGTTAATGATTTAGGACGTCGTGTAAAAGAAGCTGGCCCATCAACGCCAGTGGAAATCACTGGATTAAATGAAGTACCACAAGCAGGGGATAGATTCGTCGTATTTGAAGATGAAAAAACTGCTCGTCAAGTAGGGGAAACTCGTGCATCACAAGCTCAAGTTAACCAACGTTCTGAAAAAACCCGTGTAACATTAGATAATTTGTTTGATCAAATGAAACAAGGGGAAATGAAAGAATTAAACATTATTGTTAAAGCAGACGTTCAAGGTACTGTAGAGGCAATGGCTGCTTCCTTGATGAAAATTGAAGTAGCAGGTGTAAATGTTCGAATCATTCACACTGGGGCAGGAGCGATTACTGAGTCGGATGTAACATTAGCAGCTGCTTCTAATGCTATCGTTATTGGGTTTAATGTTCGTCCTGATGTGAATGCAAAACGAGCAGCAGACCAAGAAGGCGTAGATATTCGTTTACACCGAGTTATTTATAAAGTAATTGAAGAGATTGAGTCTGCTATGAAAGGACTTTTAGATCCTGAATTCCAAGAAAAAATTATTGGTCAAGCAGAAGTACGTGAAACGTTCAAGGTTTCTAAAGTAGGAACAATTGCAGGGTCTTACGTAACGGAAGGTAAAATTTCAAGAGATAGCGGTGTTCGTATTATCCGTGATTCTATCGTTATCTTTGAGGGTGAATTAGATACGTTAAAACGTTTCAAAGACGATGCAAAAGAAGTTGCAAAAGGCTATGAATGTGGTATAACGATTAAAAACTTTAATGATATTAAAGAAAACGACATTATTGAAGCATTTATCATGGAAGAGATTAAACGATAA
- the nusA gene encoding transcription termination factor NusA, giving the protein MSSDLLDALTALEQQKGISRDVLIEAIEAALVTAYKRNFNQAQNVRVDINLATGTMLVYSRKDVVEEVEDDRLQISLDDARAINPHYIVGDVVEEEVTPRNFGRIAAQTAKQVVTQRVREAERGLIYEEYVDREDDIVNGIVERLDARNIYVGLGKVEAVLPVNEQIQTETYRPHDRIKVYITKVERTTRGPQVFVSRTHPGLLRRLFEMEVPEIFEGIVEIKSIAREAGDRSKISVFAHNDEIDPVGSCVGAKGARVQTIVNELSGEKIDIVEWSEDPVVFVANALSPSKVLDVQVNEEEKSTTVVVPDYQLSLAIGKRGQNARLAAKLTGWKIDIKSETDARELGIYPNENSPEVILETLDDEMDDFDFYKDEE; this is encoded by the coding sequence ATGAGTAGTGATTTATTAGATGCGCTAACTGCGCTCGAACAACAAAAAGGAATTTCCAGAGATGTATTAATAGAAGCAATTGAAGCTGCATTAGTGACAGCTTATAAAAGAAATTTCAATCAAGCGCAAAATGTTCGTGTAGACATAAATTTAGCAACAGGTACTATGCTTGTGTATTCAAGAAAAGATGTAGTAGAAGAAGTAGAAGATGATCGTTTACAAATTTCTCTAGATGATGCAAGAGCTATTAACCCACACTATATAGTGGGGGATGTAGTAGAGGAAGAAGTAACACCTCGTAATTTTGGACGTATCGCAGCACAAACAGCTAAACAAGTTGTAACACAAAGAGTTCGTGAAGCGGAACGTGGTCTCATCTATGAAGAATATGTGGATCGTGAAGATGATATTGTCAATGGTATCGTTGAACGCTTAGATGCACGCAATATCTATGTTGGCTTGGGTAAAGTGGAAGCTGTATTACCAGTGAATGAGCAAATTCAAACTGAAACGTATCGTCCACATGATCGTATTAAAGTTTATATTACAAAAGTAGAGCGCACAACTCGCGGTCCACAAGTATTTGTATCTAGAACGCATCCAGGTTTACTTCGTCGTTTATTTGAAATGGAAGTACCTGAGATATTTGAAGGAATTGTAGAAATTAAATCGATTGCTCGTGAAGCAGGAGATCGTTCTAAAATTTCTGTATTTGCTCACAATGATGAAATTGATCCAGTTGGTTCATGTGTTGGTGCAAAGGGTGCGCGTGTACAAACAATAGTGAACGAGTTAAGCGGAGAAAAGATTGATATTGTAGAATGGTCAGAAGATCCAGTTGTTTTTGTTGCAAATGCACTTAGTCCATCAAAAGTGTTAGATGTACAAGTAAATGAGGAAGAAAAATCTACAACTGTTGTTGTACCTGATTATCAACTTTCTCTTGCTATTGGTAAAAGAGGGCAAAATGCACGTCTAGCTGCAAAACTAACTGGTTGGAAAATTGATATTAAAAGTGAAACGGACGCAAGAGAATTAGGTATTTATCCGAATGAGAATTCTCCTGAGGTTATTTTAGAAACCCTAGACGATGAAATGGATGACTTTGACTTCTATAAAGACGAAGAGTAA
- the rimP gene encoding ribosome maturation factor RimP: MSNITSKIEELVTPILQELNLELVDIEYVKEGRDWFLRVYIDTPAGGIDIEQCAQVSEKLSEKLDVVDPIKENYFLEVSSPGAERPLKKDADFLKAVGKYVYIKTYEPVKGAKEFEGTLLSYSDDEGALIEVRVKTRRVKIQIDKEKIALARLAIDFSA; the protein is encoded by the coding sequence ATGAGTAATATAACAAGTAAAATTGAAGAGCTTGTAACCCCGATTTTACAGGAGTTGAACTTAGAGCTTGTAGATATTGAATATGTCAAAGAAGGTCGCGATTGGTTTTTACGAGTATATATTGATACACCAGCTGGTGGAATTGATATCGAGCAATGTGCTCAAGTTAGTGAAAAGCTTAGTGAAAAATTGGATGTCGTGGATCCAATTAAAGAAAACTACTTTTTAGAAGTCTCATCACCAGGTGCAGAACGTCCATTGAAAAAAGATGCAGATTTTCTAAAAGCTGTCGGAAAATATGTTTATATTAAAACGTATGAGCCTGTAAAAGGTGCAAAAGAATTTGAAGGGACATTACTTTCTTATTCAGATGATGAAGGTGCTTTAATTGAAGTGCGTGTGAAAACTAGAAGAGTTAAAATTCAAATTGATAAAGAGAAAATTGCGCTTGCTCGTTTAGCAATCGATTTCTCTGCATAA
- the rpsO gene encoding 30S ribosomal protein S15, with protein sequence MAITQERKNELIAEFRTHESDTGSADIQIAILTEEINSLNEHLRTHKKDHHSRRGLFKMVGRRRNLLKYLRENEVQRYRELIAKLGLRR encoded by the coding sequence ATGGCAATTACACAAGAACGCAAAAATGAACTTATCGCTGAGTTCAGAACTCACGAAAGTGACACTGGATCTGCTGATATTCAAATCGCAATTCTTACAGAAGAAATCAATTCTTTAAACGAACATTTGCGTACACATAAGAAAGATCATCATTCACGTCGTGGTCTTTTCAAAATGGTTGGACGTCGCCGTAACTTGTTAAAATACTTACGTGAAAACGAAGTACAACGTTACCGCGAGTTAATCGCTAAACTTGGTTTACGTCGATAA
- the pnp gene encoding polyribonucleotide nucleotidyltransferase, giving the protein MSEKKVFTYEWAGRTLQVEIGQLAKQANGAVLVRYGDTSVLSVATASKNPKNLDFFPLTVNYEEKLYAVGKIPGGFIKREGRPSERAILTSRLIDRPIRPLFPDGFRNEVQVISMVMSVDQNCSSEMAAMLGSSLALSVSDIPFDGPIAGVQVGLIGDEFFINPTVEQMEKSILDLTVAGTKDAINMVEAGAKEVSEEVVLEAIMFGHSEIIKLIEFQEKVVAEIGKEKKEIPLFELDKELFVEVKEICEAKLVQAIQVQEKHAREDAITEVKNEVLDQYTEKEASEETLKQVREILDAMVKEEVRRLITEDKIRPDGRGVAEIRPLSSEVGILPRTHGSGLFTRGQTQALSICTLGPLGDVQIIDGLGLEESKRFMHHYNFPQFSVGETGPIRAPGRREIGHGALGERALEAVIPDENDFPYTLRLVAEVLESNGSTSQASICASTLAMMDAGVPLKAPVAGIAMGLVKKGENYTILTDIQGMEDHLGDMDFKVAGTSKGITALQMDIKIEGLSRTILEEALEQAKIGRMQILESMLSTISEPREKLSKYAPKISVIKINPDKIRDVIGPGGKQINKIIDETGVKIDTEQDGTIYIASADEDMIARAREIIENIVRVAQVGEYYLGKVKRIEKFGAFLEIFSGKDGLLHISEIQEERTKNVEDVLKIGDELLVKVIEIDNQGRVNLSRKVVIKEEKERAEQKEQ; this is encoded by the coding sequence ATGAGTGAAAAGAAAGTGTTTACGTACGAATGGGCTGGCCGTACATTGCAAGTGGAAATAGGACAACTTGCAAAACAAGCAAACGGTGCAGTTTTAGTAAGATATGGTGATACAAGCGTATTATCAGTAGCAACTGCTTCAAAGAATCCTAAGAATCTGGATTTCTTCCCATTGACAGTTAATTATGAAGAAAAATTATATGCTGTTGGTAAGATTCCTGGTGGATTTATTAAACGTGAAGGACGCCCTTCTGAAAGAGCAATTTTAACTAGTCGTTTAATTGACCGTCCAATTCGTCCTTTATTTCCAGATGGATTTCGTAATGAAGTTCAAGTAATTTCAATGGTTATGTCTGTCGATCAAAACTGCTCATCAGAGATGGCGGCAATGCTCGGTTCCTCTTTAGCACTTAGCGTATCGGATATTCCATTCGATGGACCAATAGCTGGAGTTCAAGTAGGTTTAATTGGTGATGAATTTTTCATTAATCCAACTGTTGAACAAATGGAAAAAAGTATATTAGATTTAACTGTCGCAGGAACAAAAGATGCGATAAACATGGTAGAAGCAGGAGCGAAAGAAGTTTCTGAAGAAGTTGTGTTAGAAGCAATTATGTTTGGTCACAGTGAAATAATAAAACTAATCGAATTCCAAGAAAAAGTTGTTGCAGAGATAGGTAAAGAGAAAAAAGAAATTCCTCTTTTTGAATTGGATAAAGAACTTTTTGTAGAAGTAAAAGAAATTTGTGAAGCAAAACTTGTACAAGCAATACAAGTGCAAGAAAAACACGCTCGTGAAGATGCTATTACAGAAGTAAAAAATGAAGTATTAGATCAATATACAGAAAAAGAAGCATCGGAAGAAACTTTAAAACAAGTTCGCGAAATTTTAGATGCGATGGTTAAAGAAGAAGTTCGTCGCTTAATAACAGAAGATAAAATTCGTCCAGATGGTCGTGGAGTAGCTGAAATTCGTCCTCTATCTTCTGAAGTAGGAATTTTACCTAGAACACATGGTTCAGGATTGTTCACTCGTGGACAAACACAAGCTTTGAGTATTTGTACTTTAGGACCGCTTGGCGATGTACAAATTATCGATGGACTTGGTTTAGAGGAATCAAAACGTTTCATGCATCATTATAATTTCCCGCAATTTAGTGTTGGTGAAACTGGACCGATTCGTGCTCCAGGTCGTCGTGAAATTGGACATGGCGCTTTAGGCGAACGAGCTCTAGAAGCAGTGATTCCAGATGAAAATGATTTCCCATATACACTTCGATTAGTGGCAGAAGTATTAGAATCAAATGGTTCTACATCTCAAGCAAGTATTTGTGCTTCTACACTTGCAATGATGGATGCTGGGGTACCTCTTAAAGCACCAGTTGCAGGTATTGCGATGGGTCTTGTCAAAAAAGGCGAGAACTATACAATTTTAACGGATATTCAAGGTATGGAAGATCATCTTGGAGATATGGACTTTAAAGTAGCAGGAACATCTAAAGGTATTACTGCGCTTCAAATGGATATCAAAATTGAGGGTCTATCTAGAACCATTTTAGAAGAAGCTCTTGAACAAGCTAAAATTGGACGTATGCAGATTTTAGAAAGCATGCTTTCTACTATTAGTGAACCTCGTGAAAAGCTTTCTAAATATGCACCTAAAATTTCTGTTATTAAAATTAACCCTGATAAAATCCGTGATGTAATTGGACCAGGTGGTAAACAAATTAATAAAATCATTGATGAAACTGGGGTAAAAATTGATACAGAGCAAGATGGTACAATTTATATTGCTTCAGCAGACGAAGATATGATTGCTCGTGCAAGAGAAATTATAGAGAATATTGTTCGAGTTGCACAAGTTGGTGAATACTATTTAGGTAAAGTGAAACGTATTGAAAAATTCGGTGCTTTCCTAGAAATATTCAGCGGAAAAGATGGATTACTTCATATTTCGGAAATTCAAGAAGAACGTACGAAGAATGTGGAAGATGTCTTAAAAATTGGCGATGAGCTTTTAGTAAAAGTTATAGAAATCGACAACCAAGGCCGTGTAAATCTCTCTAGAAAAGTAGTAATAAAAGAAGAAAAAGAACGAGCAGAACAAAAAGAACAGTAA